A section of the Thauera chlorobenzoica genome encodes:
- a CDS encoding sigma-54-dependent transcriptional regulator, translating into MNEHAIGGAVGVLYVEDDELVRMAGCQTFALADIEVEGLARAEPALARLGAGRPVVLVSDVRLPGMDGMSLLKRAQALDPDLPVILVTGHGDVDMAVEAMRLGAYDFIEKPFAPERLVEVVRRAIEKRRLVLENRALKTRLAQAAGPDGLLGDSAAMQRVRDLVVDLADTDVDILIVGETGTGKERVARALHDAGRRRRGHFVAINCAALPESVFESEMFGVEPGAFTGATRSRAGKIEHADGGTLFLDEIEGMALQLQAKLLRVLQERVVERLGSNRLIPVDCRVIAATKLDLAAEAAAGRFRADLYYRLNVVPIVLPALRERREDIPALFAAFCLQAAERYRRPQPALTVEVFDWLMAQGWPGNVRELQHAADRFVLGLWRPAAGPVGEGSGLAQRVAAFEVALIESALRRSAGDVAAAAEALGMPRKTLYDKIAKFGIQVADFRSDRSGA; encoded by the coding sequence ATGAACGAGCACGCGATCGGGGGGGCGGTCGGTGTCCTTTACGTCGAGGACGACGAGCTGGTGCGGATGGCGGGGTGCCAGACCTTCGCCCTCGCCGACATCGAGGTCGAGGGCCTGGCGCGCGCCGAGCCGGCGCTCGCCCGCCTCGGTGCCGGGCGCCCGGTGGTGCTGGTGAGCGATGTCCGGCTGCCGGGGATGGACGGCATGAGCTTGCTGAAACGGGCGCAGGCGCTCGATCCCGACCTGCCGGTGATCCTCGTCACCGGTCATGGCGACGTCGATATGGCGGTCGAGGCGATGCGGCTGGGGGCCTACGATTTCATCGAGAAGCCGTTCGCCCCCGAGCGCCTGGTCGAGGTGGTGCGCCGCGCGATCGAGAAGCGCCGCCTGGTGCTCGAGAACCGCGCGCTCAAGACCCGGCTGGCGCAAGCCGCAGGGCCGGATGGCCTGCTCGGCGACAGCGCGGCGATGCAGCGGGTGCGGGATCTGGTTGTGGACCTGGCCGACACCGACGTCGACATCCTGATCGTGGGCGAGACCGGCACCGGCAAGGAGCGCGTCGCGCGCGCCCTGCACGACGCCGGGCGGCGGCGGCGCGGCCACTTCGTCGCGATCAACTGCGCCGCGCTGCCCGAGAGCGTGTTCGAGAGCGAGATGTTCGGCGTCGAGCCGGGCGCCTTCACCGGCGCCACCCGCAGCCGCGCGGGCAAGATCGAACATGCCGACGGCGGCACCCTGTTCCTCGACGAGATCGAGGGCATGGCGCTGCAGCTGCAGGCGAAGCTGCTGCGCGTGCTCCAGGAGCGGGTGGTCGAGCGCCTCGGCTCGAACCGGCTGATCCCGGTGGACTGCCGGGTGATCGCGGCGACCAAGCTCGATCTGGCCGCAGAGGCGGCGGCCGGGCGCTTTCGCGCGGATCTCTACTACCGGCTCAACGTCGTGCCGATCGTCCTGCCTGCGCTGCGCGAGCGTCGTGAGGACATTCCCGCGCTGTTTGCCGCTTTCTGCCTGCAGGCTGCCGAACGCTACCGCCGGCCGCAGCCGGCACTGACGGTCGAGGTCTTCGACTGGCTGATGGCACAGGGCTGGCCGGGCAACGTGCGCGAACTGCAGCATGCCGCCGACCGCTTCGTGCTCGGCCTGTGGCGACCGGCGGCGGGTCCGGTGGGCGAGGGCAGCGGGCTGGCACAACGCGTGGCCGCCTTCGAGGTCGCGCTGATCGAAAGCGCCCTGCGCCGCAGTGCGGGTGACGTCGCCGCGGCGGCCGAAGCGCTCGGCATGCCGCGCAAGACGCTGTACGACAAGATCGCCAAGTTCGGCATCCAGGTCGCGGATTTCCGCAGCGATCGCTCCGGGGCATGA
- a CDS encoding sensor histidine kinase: protein MMHRFLPTTRLARVLLPGLLVVPLLWAVHAWRFKAGADELALHASQRLALLAASLDAELLRFESLPPVLAQHPSLQQLLQAPDDPARVAAANALLEQVNERTGAGMLYLIDPAGRTLAASNWRRADSFVGENYAFRPYFRDALAGGAGKFFAVGATTQVPGFFIAHPVRAAGRITGVLAVKVELTQLEATWAAGGESVLVVDRHGVVALSSNPAWKFGTLAPLSPESRAALAATRQYFTAALEALPLVWREPGRARLGGQDYVVGSRALDWVDWRMLMLLDTAPVRAAAWSAVLAVGLALCVLAVAGLYWALHARRLRERLAAQAELERTVAERTADLATTNAQLLREISERSATEQKLRGAQRALIEANRLAALGQMAAGVAHELNQPLAALRSFAGNSLTFLDRGRLEPLRDNLNQIIGLIERMARLTAQLKVFASRQQTGGGSASAAQAMQVVAGWFRERLDAAGVELRIDAGAVRLPLQPQALEQVLSNLVGNALDALAGRDGGVIALGAARHGTQLCLEVADNGPGIPQELRERITQPFFSTKPLGQGLGLGLSIVSDLIEGSGGRLEIESGAGGGTVMRACWPEAAGTDGAGEGRAGEAE, encoded by the coding sequence ATGATGCACCGCTTCCTGCCGACGACCCGCCTTGCCCGCGTGCTGCTGCCCGGTCTGCTCGTCGTGCCGCTGTTGTGGGCGGTGCATGCCTGGCGCTTCAAGGCCGGTGCCGACGAGCTCGCCCTGCACGCCAGCCAGCGCCTGGCGCTGCTGGCGGCGAGCCTGGACGCGGAGCTGCTGCGCTTCGAGAGCCTGCCCCCGGTGCTCGCCCAGCATCCCAGCCTGCAGCAGCTGCTCCAGGCGCCCGACGATCCGGCGCGGGTGGCGGCGGCGAATGCCTTGCTCGAGCAGGTCAATGAGCGTACCGGGGCCGGCATGCTGTACCTGATCGACCCCGCGGGGCGCACCCTGGCGGCGAGCAACTGGCGGCGGGCGGATTCCTTCGTCGGCGAGAACTACGCCTTCCGCCCCTACTTCCGCGATGCGCTCGCCGGCGGTGCCGGCAAGTTCTTTGCCGTCGGCGCGACGACCCAGGTTCCAGGCTTCTTCATCGCTCACCCGGTGCGCGCCGCTGGTCGCATCACTGGCGTGCTCGCGGTCAAGGTCGAGCTGACCCAGCTCGAAGCGACCTGGGCTGCGGGCGGAGAGTCGGTGCTGGTCGTGGACCGCCACGGCGTGGTCGCGCTGTCGTCCAATCCGGCATGGAAGTTCGGCACTCTGGCGCCGCTGTCGCCGGAGTCGCGCGCGGCGCTGGCGGCGACGCGGCAGTATTTCACCGCCGCGCTCGAGGCGCTGCCGCTGGTCTGGCGCGAGCCCGGCCGTGCGCGGCTGGGGGGGCAGGACTACGTGGTCGGTAGTCGTGCCCTGGACTGGGTCGACTGGCGCATGCTGATGCTGCTCGACACCGCGCCGGTGCGTGCCGCGGCGTGGTCCGCGGTGCTCGCGGTGGGGTTGGCGCTGTGCGTGCTGGCCGTCGCCGGGCTGTACTGGGCGCTGCATGCACGGCGCCTGCGCGAGCGCCTGGCGGCGCAGGCCGAGCTCGAACGCACGGTGGCCGAACGCACCGCCGACCTTGCCACCACCAACGCCCAGTTGTTGCGCGAGATCTCCGAGCGCAGCGCCACCGAACAGAAGCTGCGCGGCGCCCAGCGCGCGCTGATCGAGGCCAACCGTCTCGCCGCCCTCGGCCAGATGGCCGCCGGCGTCGCCCACGAGCTGAACCAGCCGCTCGCTGCGCTGCGCAGCTTCGCCGGCAACAGCCTCACCTTTCTCGATCGCGGCCGGCTCGAGCCGCTGCGCGACAACCTGAACCAGATCATCGGCCTGATCGAGCGCATGGCCCGGCTCACCGCGCAGCTCAAGGTATTCGCCTCGCGCCAGCAGACCGGCGGCGGTTCGGCGTCGGCGGCGCAGGCGATGCAGGTGGTGGCGGGCTGGTTCCGCGAGCGTCTGGACGCGGCCGGGGTCGAGCTGCGCATCGATGCCGGCGCGGTGCGTCTGCCGCTGCAGCCGCAGGCGCTCGAGCAGGTGCTGTCGAACCTGGTCGGCAACGCGCTCGATGCGCTCGCCGGGCGCGATGGCGGCGTCATCGCGCTGGGCGCGGCGCGGCACGGGACGCAGTTATGCCTTGAAGTCGCCGACAATGGCCCGGGGATTCCGCAGGAATTGCGCGAGCGCATCACCCAGCCCTTCTTTTCCACCAAACCGCTCGGCCAGGGCCTGGGCCTGGGGCTGTCGATCGTCAGCGACCTGATCGAAGGCTCGGGCGGCCGTCTCGAGATCGAGTCCGGCGCGGGCGGGGGCACGGTGATGCGGGCGTGCTGGCCGGAGGCGGCAGGCACAGATGGCGCTGGCGAGGGCAGGGCAGGGGAGGCGGAATGA
- a CDS encoding DUF1850 domain-containing protein, with the protein MIGACLATSVASVALAVNAFTLAWTHSIEKVRWEERWRVEAAALVLEAVRVRGFGAGMEPPAGAVLRDGVWEWRPGSRHAVLRLTRSGYTADYEWCTGEAAQGGEPACVPLSAILPADGGVTELRPCTMAPEAPTPVPEPVLRPAARNP; encoded by the coding sequence GTGATCGGCGCCTGCCTCGCCACCAGCGTCGCCAGCGTGGCGCTGGCGGTCAATGCGTTCACCCTGGCGTGGACGCACTCGATTGAAAAGGTGCGCTGGGAGGAGCGCTGGCGGGTGGAGGCGGCGGCGCTGGTGCTGGAGGCCGTGCGCGTGCGCGGCTTTGGTGCCGGGATGGAGCCGCCGGCCGGGGCGGTGCTGCGCGACGGCGTGTGGGAATGGCGGCCCGGCAGCCGCCACGCCGTGCTGCGCCTGACGCGCTCGGGCTACACCGCCGATTACGAGTGGTGCACGGGCGAGGCGGCGCAGGGGGGCGAGCCGGCCTGCGTGCCGCTGTCGGCAATCCTCCCCGCCGACGGTGGCGTGACCGAGCTGCGGCCGTGCACAATGGCGCCTGAGGCACCGACACCGGTGCCCGAACCGGTGCTACGGCCGGCCGCCCGAAACCCGTGA
- a CDS encoding TRAP transporter permease, producing MTATAVSPAAEATKKMLRVVFFSAILFSTFQLVTSAFSPLSSTVVRALHVGFLLLLTFLLHPWQGGQGRTSLATKALGFAALILSGYHWVFEADLVQRAGELTDADMVVGVITLVLVFEAARRIMGLALPLICLGFLCYALFGEYLPGALAHRGYGLDQVVGQLAFGTEGIYGTPTYVSSSYIFLFILFGAFLEQAGMIDLFTNFALGTVGHTKGGPAKVSVVSSGLMGTINGSGVANVVTTGQFTIPLMKKFGYKPAFAGAVEATSSMGGQIMPPVMGAVAFIMAETINVPYVEIAKAAAIPAMLYFFTVFWMVHLEAGRAGLKGLPKAECPDPWAAIRQRWYLLLPLISLVYLLFAGFTPMFSGMVGLALTVVLIFGASFSGRLNGTSLRLLFWIALGLACSAFAKVGIVAVVAVIAVLAVLLAPRQDGRATLRVAVTALVDGALHALPVGVACALVGVIIGSLTLTGGATAFAGYIIQIGGESLFLSLVLTMLTCLVLGMGIPTIPNYIITSSIAAPALLELGVPLVVSHMFVFYFGIMADLTPPVALAAFAAAPIAKESGLKIGLRAVQIAIAGFVVPYMAVYAPELMLQGDKGLEATFYVVFKALLAVSLWGIAVVGHLRSALNLLERLLAFAAASLLVVALPLTDEAGFALAALVLGWHIWRSRSAQALTV from the coding sequence ATGACTGCTACCGCCGTTTCGCCCGCTGCCGAGGCGACCAAGAAGATGCTGCGCGTGGTCTTCTTCAGCGCCATCCTGTTCTCCACCTTCCAGCTCGTCACTTCGGCCTTCAGTCCGCTGTCGAGCACCGTCGTGCGTGCGCTGCACGTCGGCTTCCTGCTGCTGCTGACCTTCCTGCTTCATCCCTGGCAGGGCGGCCAGGGGCGGACGAGCCTCGCGACCAAGGCGCTGGGCTTCGCCGCGCTGATCCTGTCGGGCTACCACTGGGTGTTCGAGGCCGATCTGGTGCAGCGTGCCGGCGAGCTGACCGATGCCGACATGGTGGTCGGCGTCATCACCCTGGTGCTGGTGTTCGAGGCCGCGCGCCGCATCATGGGCCTCGCGCTGCCGCTGATCTGTCTCGGCTTTCTGTGCTACGCGCTGTTCGGCGAATACCTGCCGGGGGCGCTGGCGCACCGCGGCTACGGCCTCGATCAGGTCGTCGGCCAGCTCGCCTTCGGCACCGAGGGCATCTACGGCACGCCGACCTACGTGTCCTCCTCCTACATCTTCCTCTTCATCCTGTTCGGCGCCTTCCTCGAGCAGGCGGGCATGATCGACCTGTTCACCAACTTCGCGCTCGGCACCGTCGGCCACACCAAGGGTGGGCCGGCCAAGGTGTCGGTGGTGTCGTCCGGGCTGATGGGCACGATCAACGGCTCGGGGGTGGCCAACGTCGTCACCACCGGCCAGTTCACGATCCCGCTAATGAAGAAGTTCGGCTACAAGCCGGCCTTCGCCGGCGCGGTCGAGGCGACAAGCTCGATGGGCGGGCAGATCATGCCGCCGGTGATGGGCGCGGTGGCCTTCATCATGGCCGAGACGATCAACGTGCCCTACGTCGAGATCGCCAAGGCGGCGGCGATTCCAGCCATGCTGTACTTCTTCACCGTGTTCTGGATGGTGCACCTGGAAGCCGGCCGCGCCGGGCTGAAGGGCCTGCCGAAGGCCGAGTGCCCCGACCCGTGGGCGGCGATCCGCCAGCGCTGGTACCTGCTGCTGCCGCTGATCAGCCTGGTGTACCTGCTCTTCGCCGGGTTCACGCCGATGTTCTCGGGCATGGTCGGCCTCGCCTTGACGGTGGTGCTGATCTTCGGCGCCTCCTTCTCCGGGCGGCTCAACGGCACCTCGCTGCGCCTGCTGTTCTGGATCGCGCTCGGGCTGGCGTGCTCGGCCTTCGCCAAGGTCGGAATCGTCGCCGTCGTCGCCGTCATCGCCGTGCTCGCGGTGCTGCTGGCACCGCGCCAGGACGGGCGGGCGACGCTGCGCGTGGCCGTCACCGCGCTCGTCGACGGCGCGCTGCACGCGCTGCCGGTGGGCGTCGCCTGCGCCCTGGTGGGGGTGATCATCGGCTCGCTGACCCTGACCGGCGGCGCCACCGCGTTCGCCGGCTACATCATCCAGATCGGCGGCGAGAGCCTGTTCCTGTCGCTGGTGCTGACGATGCTGACCTGCCTGGTGCTGGGGATGGGGATTCCGACCATCCCCAACTACATCATCACCAGCTCGATCGCCGCGCCCGCGCTGCTCGAGCTGGGGGTGCCGCTGGTGGTGTCGCACATGTTCGTCTTCTACTTCGGCATCATGGCCGACCTGACCCCGCCGGTGGCGCTGGCGGCCTTCGCCGCGGCGCCGATCGCGAAGGAGTCGGGGCTCAAGATCGGCCTGCGCGCGGTGCAGATCGCGATCGCCGGCTTCGTCGTGCCCTACATGGCGGTGTATGCGCCGGAGCTGATGCTGCAGGGCGACAAGGGGCTCGAAGCGACCTTCTACGTGGTGTTCAAGGCGCTGCTCGCGGTCAGCCTGTGGGGCATCGCGGTGGTCGGCCACCTGCGCTCGGCGCTGAACCTGCTCGAACGCCTGCTCGCCTTCGCCGCCGCCTCGCTGCTGGTGGTCGCCCTGCCGCTCACCGACGAGGCCGGCTTTGCCCTCGCCGCGCTCGTGCTCGGCTGGCACATCTGGCGCTCGCGCAGTGCGCAGGCGCTGACGGTGTGA
- a CDS encoding TAXI family TRAP transporter solute-binding subunit, whose amino-acid sequence MKSLIRKCALGTLFVAVTSAASAATFVNVLTGGTSGVYYPLGVTLSQVYGEAIPDSKVQVQATKASAENLNLLQAGRGEIGFSLADSVSDAWKGNAEAGFAKPLDKLRAVASVYPNYIQIVALADANIHSLADLKGKRISVGAPRSGTEINARAILKAAGLTYADFAKVEYLPFGESVELMKNRQIDVTLQSAGLGVAALRDLSAAVKVNFVPIPAEVVAKVGDAAYQSAKVPAGTYEGQSADVDTVAINNLLITHDKVPAEVVYQMTKGIFDNLERLGNSHSAARQIKLEKAIEGLPVPLHPGAEKYYREQGLIK is encoded by the coding sequence ATGAAATCCCTGATCCGCAAATGCGCGCTCGGCACCCTGTTCGTCGCGGTCACGTCCGCGGCCTCGGCGGCGACCTTCGTCAATGTGCTGACCGGTGGCACCAGCGGTGTCTACTATCCGCTCGGCGTCACCCTGTCGCAGGTCTACGGCGAGGCTATTCCCGACAGCAAGGTCCAGGTGCAGGCGACCAAGGCTTCGGCCGAGAACCTCAACCTGCTGCAGGCCGGCCGCGGCGAGATCGGCTTCTCGCTCGCCGACTCGGTGTCGGACGCGTGGAAGGGCAATGCCGAGGCGGGCTTCGCCAAGCCGCTCGACAAGCTGCGCGCGGTCGCCTCCGTGTACCCCAACTACATCCAGATCGTCGCCCTGGCCGACGCCAACATCCATTCGCTTGCCGACCTCAAGGGCAAGCGCATCTCGGTCGGGGCGCCGCGCTCGGGCACCGAGATCAACGCCCGCGCGATCCTGAAGGCGGCAGGCCTGACCTATGCCGATTTCGCCAAGGTCGAATACCTGCCCTTCGGCGAATCGGTCGAGTTGATGAAGAACCGCCAGATCGACGTCACCCTGCAGTCGGCCGGCCTCGGCGTGGCGGCGCTGCGCGATCTCTCCGCCGCAGTGAAGGTGAACTTCGTGCCGATCCCGGCCGAGGTCGTCGCCAAGGTCGGTGATGCCGCCTATCAGTCGGCCAAGGTGCCGGCCGGCACTTACGAAGGGCAGAGCGCCGATGTCGACACCGTGGCGATCAACAACCTGCTGATCACCCACGACAAGGTGCCGGCCGAAGTTGTCTACCAGATGACCAAGGGTATCTTCGACAACCTCGAGCGCCTCGGCAATTCGCACTCCGCCGCGCGCCAGATCAAGCTCGAGAAGGCGATCGAGGGCCTGCCGGTGCCGCTCCACCCGGGTGCGGAGAAGTACTACCGCGAGCAAGGCCTGATCAAGTAA
- a CDS encoding NAD(P)/FAD-dependent oxidoreductase produces METVDCVVIGAGVVGLACARSLAEAGREVVILERETGFGSGISARNSEVIHAGLYYPPGSLKARLCVEGRELLYAWCAERGVAHARCGKLVVAARAEQMDRLQQIAARARANGVTDLRLLERTEVAALEPALDVHAALLSPSTGIVDSHGLMLSLLGAAEARGAMLALGSPVLGGAAGGEGIVLEVGGDAPSTLRARCVVNAAGLDAVALGHAIRGPAATRAPQAHFARGVYFSYTGKAPFSHLIYPIPEPGGLGVHLTLDLGGQAKFGPDVEWIDAPDYAVHPARAAAFYTAIRGWWPQLEDGRLEPGYAGVRPKIVGPGEPDADFHIDGPAAHGVPGLIHLYGIESPGLTAALAIGEQVAVLAGRAA; encoded by the coding sequence ATGGAAACCGTCGATTGCGTGGTCATCGGCGCCGGCGTCGTCGGGCTGGCCTGCGCGCGCAGCCTGGCCGAGGCCGGGCGCGAAGTCGTCATCCTCGAGCGCGAGACGGGCTTTGGCAGCGGCATCAGCGCGCGCAACAGCGAAGTCATCCACGCCGGCCTCTACTACCCGCCCGGCTCGCTGAAGGCGCGGCTTTGCGTCGAGGGCCGCGAGCTGCTGTACGCCTGGTGCGCCGAGCGCGGCGTGGCGCATGCGCGCTGCGGCAAGCTCGTCGTCGCCGCGCGCGCCGAGCAGATGGACCGGCTGCAGCAGATCGCCGCGCGTGCCCGCGCCAACGGCGTGACCGACCTGCGCCTGCTCGAGCGCACCGAGGTCGCCGCGCTCGAACCCGCGCTCGACGTCCACGCCGCGCTGCTGTCGCCCTCCACCGGCATCGTCGACAGCCACGGCCTGATGCTGTCGCTGCTCGGCGCGGCCGAGGCGCGCGGCGCGATGCTCGCCCTGGGCAGTCCGGTGCTCGGCGGCGCGGCCGGGGGCGAGGGCATCGTCCTCGAAGTCGGCGGCGACGCGCCGAGCACACTGCGCGCGCGCTGCGTGGTCAATGCCGCCGGGCTGGACGCGGTCGCGCTCGGCCACGCCATCCGCGGCCCGGCCGCCACCCGCGCACCGCAGGCCCACTTCGCCCGCGGGGTGTATTTCAGCTACACCGGCAAGGCCCCGTTCTCGCACCTGATCTACCCGATCCCGGAGCCGGGTGGCCTGGGCGTGCACCTGACGCTCGACCTCGGCGGCCAGGCCAAGTTCGGCCCCGACGTGGAGTGGATCGATGCCCCCGACTACGCCGTCCACCCGGCGCGCGCCGCCGCTTTCTACACCGCGATCCGCGGCTGGTGGCCGCAACTGGAAGACGGCCGCCTGGAGCCGGGCTACGCCGGCGTGCGGCCCAAGATCGTCGGCCCCGGTGAGCCCGACGCCGACTTCCACATCGACGGCCCCGCCGCCCACGGCGTGCCCGGCCTGATCCACCTCTACGGCATCGAATCGCCGGGTCTCACCGCGGCGCTGGCGATCGGCGAGCAAGTCGCGGTGCTGGCGGGACGGGCGGCGTGA
- a CDS encoding iron-containing alcohol dehydrogenase: protein MTAFTFRAPPRIVSEIGAIDRLGEFAQELGMRRPLIVCDPGIAACGIAARAIEALRRAGLDAQLFDAVEADPPAAMVRRAVEAAGQGRADGIVGLGGGSSLDTAKVVALLARSGQDIDEIYGVDRARGGRLPLIQVPTTAGTGSEVTWVSVITCESLEKKAVYAPQLLPDLALLDAGLSAGMPPRVTAATALDAMVHAIEAYTSRTKKNPVADALARKALALLAGKLPRVLEDGGDLEARAAVLEGAMLAGMAFVNASVAAIHGLAYPLGARFHVPHGHANALVMGPVLRFNLRAATPLYAELAPCVLPGRAFASDAEAAAAFVAAMEAMAGWGGLATRMSHFGVTAADIPSMADEVVTQIQRLIATNPCDMGFEDVCAIYRAVL from the coding sequence ATGACGGCATTCACCTTTCGCGCACCGCCCCGCATCGTTTCCGAAATCGGCGCGATCGACCGCCTCGGCGAGTTCGCGCAGGAACTCGGGATGCGGCGCCCGTTGATCGTCTGCGACCCCGGCATCGCCGCCTGCGGCATCGCCGCGCGCGCCATCGAGGCGCTGCGCCGGGCCGGGCTCGACGCACAGCTGTTCGATGCGGTCGAGGCCGACCCCCCGGCGGCGATGGTGCGCCGCGCGGTCGAGGCCGCCGGGCAGGGCCGGGCCGACGGCATCGTCGGGCTGGGCGGCGGATCGTCGCTCGACACCGCCAAGGTCGTCGCGCTGCTGGCGCGCTCGGGCCAGGACATCGATGAAATCTACGGCGTCGATCGGGCGCGCGGCGGGCGCCTGCCGCTGATCCAGGTGCCGACCACCGCCGGTACCGGCTCGGAAGTCACCTGGGTGTCGGTGATCACCTGCGAGAGCCTGGAGAAGAAAGCGGTCTATGCGCCGCAGCTGCTGCCCGATCTCGCCCTGCTCGACGCCGGGCTGAGCGCCGGGATGCCGCCACGGGTGACCGCGGCCACCGCGCTCGACGCGATGGTCCATGCGATCGAGGCCTACACCAGCCGGACGAAGAAGAACCCGGTGGCCGACGCCCTCGCGCGCAAGGCCCTCGCCCTGCTCGCGGGCAAGCTGCCGCGCGTGCTCGAAGACGGCGGCGATCTCGAGGCCCGCGCAGCGGTGCTCGAAGGCGCGATGCTCGCCGGGATGGCGTTCGTCAACGCCTCCGTGGCCGCCATCCACGGGCTGGCCTATCCGCTCGGCGCACGTTTCCACGTCCCCCACGGCCACGCCAACGCTCTGGTGATGGGGCCGGTGCTGCGCTTCAACCTGCGGGCGGCGACTCCCCTCTACGCCGAACTGGCGCCGTGCGTGCTGCCCGGGCGGGCGTTCGCCTCCGACGCCGAAGCGGCCGCGGCCTTCGTCGCGGCGATGGAGGCGATGGCAGGGTGGGGCGGGCTCGCCACGCGCATGAGCCACTTCGGCGTCACCGCAGCGGACATCCCGTCGATGGCCGACGAAGTCGTCACCCAGATCCAGCGCCTGATCGCCACCAACCCGTGCGACATGGGGTTTGAGGATGTCTGCGCGATCTATCGCGCGGTCCTGTAG
- the gabD gene encoding NADP-dependent succinate-semialdehyde dehydrogenase translates to MQLKDSALLRELAYIDGAWTGADHGARFEVTDPADGRVLARVPDMGAAETRRAIDAAAAALPAWRARTAKERAAVLRTWFELILANQDDLAVLMTSEQGKPLAEARGEVAYGAAFIEWFAEEGKRIYGDVIPSHGADKRIVVLKEPIGVVAAITPWNFPIAMITRKAGPALAAGCTMVIKPAEDTPLCALALAVLAERAGLPKGVLNIVTTRRAAEVGGELTANPTVRKLSFTGSTEVGKLLMRQCAGSVKKVSLELGGNAPFIVFDDADLDAAVAGAMASKYRNAGQTCVCANRLLVQDGIYDAFAAKLAEAVARLRVGPGLSGEVEQGPLINDDAVAKVETLLADAVGKGARVLCGGRRHALGGTFYEPTILTGVTAQMRVAREEIFGPVAPLFRFHTEAEAIALANATEFGLAAYFYARDIARVWRVAEGLEYGIVGINEGIISTEVAPFGGVKESGIGREGSKYGIEDYVEMKYLCLGGIR, encoded by the coding sequence ATGCAACTGAAGGATTCCGCGCTGCTGCGCGAGCTGGCCTATATCGACGGCGCCTGGACCGGGGCCGATCACGGCGCCCGGTTCGAGGTCACCGACCCCGCCGACGGCCGCGTGCTGGCGCGCGTGCCCGACATGGGGGCGGCCGAGACCCGGCGTGCGATCGACGCTGCGGCCGCGGCGCTGCCGGCCTGGCGGGCGCGGACCGCAAAGGAGCGCGCCGCGGTGCTGCGCACGTGGTTCGAGCTGATCCTGGCGAACCAGGACGACCTCGCCGTGCTGATGACTTCCGAGCAGGGCAAGCCGCTCGCCGAGGCGCGCGGCGAAGTCGCCTACGGCGCCGCCTTCATCGAGTGGTTCGCCGAGGAGGGCAAGCGCATCTACGGCGACGTCATTCCGAGCCACGGCGCGGACAAGCGCATCGTCGTGCTGAAGGAGCCGATCGGCGTGGTGGCGGCGATCACCCCGTGGAACTTCCCGATCGCGATGATCACGCGCAAGGCCGGCCCGGCGCTCGCCGCCGGGTGCACGATGGTGATCAAGCCTGCCGAGGATACGCCGCTGTGCGCGCTCGCGCTCGCGGTGCTGGCCGAGCGCGCCGGCCTGCCGAAAGGCGTGCTCAACATCGTCACCACGCGCCGCGCCGCCGAAGTCGGCGGCGAACTCACCGCCAACCCGACCGTGCGCAAGCTCTCCTTCACCGGCTCCACCGAGGTCGGCAAGCTGCTGATGCGCCAGTGCGCCGGCAGCGTGAAGAAGGTGTCGCTGGAGCTCGGCGGCAATGCCCCCTTCATCGTCTTCGACGATGCCGATCTGGACGCCGCGGTGGCGGGGGCGATGGCCTCCAAGTACCGCAACGCCGGCCAGACCTGCGTGTGCGCCAACCGCCTGCTGGTGCAGGACGGCATCTACGACGCCTTCGCCGCGAAGCTGGCCGAGGCGGTGGCCCGTCTGCGGGTTGGCCCCGGCCTCTCCGGTGAAGTCGAGCAAGGCCCGCTGATCAACGACGACGCAGTGGCGAAGGTCGAGACCCTGCTCGCCGACGCGGTGGGCAAGGGCGCCCGGGTGCTCTGCGGCGGCAGGCGCCATGCGCTGGGTGGGACGTTCTACGAGCCCACCATCCTCACCGGCGTCACCGCGCAGATGCGCGTCGCGCGCGAGGAGATCTTCGGCCCGGTGGCGCCGCTGTTCCGCTTCCACACCGAAGCGGAGGCGATCGCCCTCGCCAACGCCACCGAGTTCGGGCTGGCGGCCTATTTCTACGCCAGGGACATTGCCCGTGTGTGGCGTGTCGCCGAAGGGCTGGAATACGGCATCGTCGGTATCAACGAAGGGATCATCTCGACCGAGGTCGCTCCCTTCGGCGGGGTCAAGGAGTCGGGCATCGGCCGCGAAGGCTCGAAGTACGGCATCGAGGACTACGTCGAGATGAAGTACCTGTGCCTGGGCGGGATCCGGTGA